One Lusitaniella coriacea LEGE 07157 genomic window carries:
- the gyrB gene encoding DNA topoisomerase (ATP-hydrolyzing) subunit B, whose protein sequence is MTSSYSAEQIQVLEGLEAVRKRPGMYIGSTGPKGLHHLVYEVVDNSIDESLAGYCTHIEVDINPDNSVSVTDDGRGIPTGIHPKTGKSALETVMTVLHAGGKFGGSGYKFSGGLHGVGVSVVNALSEWVNVTVLRENKIHTQRYERGTPTRELQEKPDPQKNRTGTAVTFLPDTQIFTDGIQFDYNTLAGRLRELAYLNAGVKITFTDHRPEEPRIESYCYEGGIREYVTYMTREKTALHQDIIYVDGERDGVKVQVALQWCIDAYSDNLLGFANNIRTIDGGTHLEGLKTVLTRTMNIVARKRNKIKENESNLGGENVREGLTGVISVKVPDPEFEGQTKTKLGNTEVRGIVDSLVGEVLNEYLEFNPQVADAVIEKAVQAYKAAEAARRARELVRRKSVLESSTLPGKLADCSTRDPSESEIFIVEGDSAGGCFDGDTLVALADGRNLSFKELVAEQAQGKENFCYTIRRDGKVGIEKIINARVTKKNAEVIQVTLDNGETLICTPDHRFMLRDGSYKPAESLTPDDSLMPLYRKLSDKTEPGITIDGYEMVWDTKSNSWLFTHLIADWYNRWRGVYRLQDGEHCHHADFDKRNNNPTNLQRLPAEQHLKLHREHLKRTLHRPDVIEKSRQIHQSEEFRAKMRDRMMQPQTRQILSEQAKSQWEDEAYKAYMAQKWREFYQSNEAYRQENQEQLNLAQQRYWSDEANRLAQAERVRDYFIAHPEGRTALSETAKQQWQDEDLRTWRSEKTKEQWTPEFRAKRRAALHETYYQKTLAALKQIEVDRGSLEVDAYRAYRLETRDKSLLRFDTFCQRYFDGDASKAREVVANYNHRVVSIKRLEERIDVYDIEVPHTNNFALASGIFVHNSAKQGRDRRFQAILPLRGKILNIEKTDDAKIYKNNEIQSLITALGLGIKGEEFDSEQLRYHRILLMTDADVDGAHIRTLLLTFFYRYQRDLVDRGYIYIACPPLYKLERGRNHQYCYTERELQQAISQFPSNANYTIQRFKGLGEMMPKQLWDTTMNPETRTLKRVEIEDAAEADRIFTVLMGDRVAPRREFIETYGSKLDLTDLDI, encoded by the coding sequence ATGACGAGCAGTTACAGTGCCGAGCAGATTCAAGTGCTTGAAGGTCTTGAAGCCGTGCGCAAGCGTCCGGGGATGTATATCGGCTCCACAGGCCCGAAAGGACTGCACCATCTTGTTTACGAAGTGGTGGATAATTCAATTGATGAGTCTCTAGCTGGCTATTGTACCCATATTGAAGTTGACATCAATCCCGACAACTCTGTGAGCGTAACGGACGACGGACGCGGTATCCCGACTGGGATTCATCCCAAAACCGGAAAATCGGCTCTCGAAACCGTCATGACAGTTCTCCACGCTGGCGGTAAGTTTGGCGGTAGCGGTTACAAATTCTCCGGCGGACTCCACGGCGTTGGGGTTTCTGTGGTCAACGCCCTTTCCGAATGGGTTAACGTTACAGTATTGCGAGAAAACAAAATCCACACCCAACGCTACGAACGGGGAACGCCAACGAGAGAGTTGCAAGAAAAACCCGACCCCCAGAAAAATCGTACGGGAACTGCCGTTACATTTCTACCCGATACCCAAATCTTTACCGACGGCATTCAATTTGACTACAACACCCTTGCCGGACGCTTGCGAGAACTGGCATATCTCAATGCAGGGGTCAAAATCACCTTCACCGACCATCGCCCTGAAGAACCCCGCATTGAAAGCTATTGTTACGAAGGAGGGATTCGGGAATACGTCACCTACATGACCCGTGAAAAGACAGCCCTCCATCAAGACATTATTTATGTGGATGGCGAGCGAGATGGCGTGAAGGTTCAAGTTGCGTTGCAGTGGTGTATTGATGCTTACAGCGATAACCTACTCGGTTTTGCCAACAATATCCGTACGATTGACGGGGGAACCCACCTTGAAGGATTAAAAACCGTTCTCACCCGGACGATGAATATTGTCGCCCGCAAGCGCAACAAAATTAAAGAGAACGAATCAAATTTAGGAGGAGAAAATGTTCGGGAAGGCTTAACTGGAGTCATTTCCGTCAAAGTTCCCGACCCTGAATTTGAAGGGCAAACCAAAACCAAACTCGGCAATACGGAAGTTCGCGGGATTGTCGATTCCTTGGTGGGGGAAGTTCTCAACGAGTATCTGGAATTTAACCCCCAAGTTGCAGATGCCGTTATTGAAAAAGCAGTCCAAGCCTACAAAGCCGCAGAAGCTGCTCGTCGCGCTCGCGAATTGGTTCGACGCAAATCGGTACTCGAATCTTCAACATTACCGGGGAAATTAGCCGATTGCAGCACGCGCGATCCTTCAGAGTCGGAAATCTTCATCGTAGAAGGCGATAGTGCGGGCGGTTGCTTTGATGGCGATACTTTAGTGGCTCTTGCCGATGGACGGAATCTTAGTTTTAAAGAGCTGGTTGCAGAACAGGCACAAGGTAAAGAGAATTTCTGCTATACCATTCGACGGGATGGAAAAGTGGGCATTGAAAAGATTATTAATGCCAGGGTGACGAAGAAAAATGCTGAAGTTATTCAGGTAACGCTGGATAATGGCGAGACGCTCATTTGTACGCCAGATCACCGTTTTATGCTGCGGGATGGCAGCTATAAGCCAGCCGAATCTTTAACGCCGGATGATTCGCTCATGCCGTTGTATCGCAAGCTATCTGATAAAACCGAACCGGGAATTACGATTGATGGCTACGAGATGGTGTGGGATACCAAGTCTAATTCCTGGTTGTTTACCCATCTGATTGCTGATTGGTACAATCGCTGGCGTGGTGTTTATCGGTTACAGGATGGGGAGCATTGTCATCATGCGGACTTTGACAAGCGCAATAACAATCCGACGAACCTCCAGCGACTCCCAGCCGAACAACATCTAAAATTGCATCGAGAGCATCTCAAACGAACATTGCATCGTCCAGATGTGATTGAAAAGAGCCGTCAGATTCATCAGAGTGAAGAATTTCGTGCCAAAATGCGCGATCGCATGATGCAACCTCAAACGCGGCAAATTCTTTCAGAGCAGGCGAAGTCACAGTGGGAAGATGAGGCTTACAAAGCTTATATGGCTCAGAAGTGGCGAGAGTTTTACCAAAGCAATGAGGCTTATCGCCAGGAGAACCAAGAGCAGTTAAATCTGGCACAGCAGCGTTACTGGAGTGATGAGGCGAATCGTTTAGCTCAAGCAGAACGAGTGCGCGACTACTTTATCGCTCATCCAGAGGGGCGTACTGCCCTCTCAGAAACTGCTAAACAGCAGTGGCAAGATGAAGACTTGCGGACGTGGCGGAGCGAGAAAACAAAGGAACAGTGGACACCGGAGTTTCGCGCTAAACGTCGTGCGGCGTTGCATGAAACCTATTACCAAAAAACGCTTGCTGCTCTCAAGCAAATCGAAGTCGATCGCGGTTCTTTGGAAGTTGATGCTTATCGCGCCTATCGCTTGGAAACGCGAGATAAATCCTTACTGCGATTTGATACGTTCTGTCAGCGCTATTTTGATGGGGATGCGAGTAAAGCTCGCGAAGTAGTAGCAAACTACAACCACCGCGTCGTTTCGATCAAACGCTTAGAAGAACGGATAGATGTTTATGACATTGAAGTGCCGCATACTAATAACTTTGCCTTAGCCAGTGGCATTTTTGTCCACAATAGTGCCAAACAAGGGCGCGATCGCCGCTTCCAAGCGATTCTTCCCTTACGCGGTAAAATTTTGAACATCGAGAAGACTGATGATGCCAAGATTTACAAGAACAATGAAATTCAGTCTTTGATTACTGCTTTGGGGTTGGGGATTAAGGGAGAAGAATTCGATTCCGAACAACTTCGCTATCACCGCATTCTGTTGATGACGGATGCTGATGTGGATGGGGCGCACATCCGAACTCTTTTGCTGACGTTCTTCTATCGCTATCAAAGGGATTTGGTCGATCGCGGATATATTTATATTGCTTGTCCGCCCCTTTATAAATTAGAACGGGGACGCAACCATCAGTATTGCTATACCGAGCGCGAACTGCAACAAGCCATCAGTCAATTTCCATCCAATGCCAACTACACGATTCAACGCTTTAAGGGATTGGGAGAAATGATGCCCAAGCAACTGTGGGACACAACCATGAACCCGGAAACTCGCACTCTCAAGCGCGTGGAAATTGAAGATGCAGCAGAGGCAGATCGCATCTTTACCGTGTTAATGGGCGATCGCGTGGCACCTCGCAGGGAATTCATCGAAACCTACGGTTCTAAGCTGGATTTGACGGATCTGGATATTTAA
- a CDS encoding PIG-L deacetylase family protein: MLQPIFNPTQQSNYKVLCLGAHCDDIEIGCGGTLLKLIENYNIFVHWVIFSSNPQRKQEALASANLFLQNVDRKQIIIKDFRDGFLPTQIVEIKEYFEQLKKEFSPDIIFTHYRHDLHQDHRLISDLTWNTFRNHFILEYEILKYDGDLGNPNFFTALEESHCSRKIEYILSAFETQKNKHWFEEETFRSLLRIRGVQSNALHRYAEAFYCRKAIIF, from the coding sequence ATGCTGCAACCGATCTTCAACCCAACACAACAATCGAACTATAAAGTTTTATGTTTGGGCGCGCACTGCGATGATATTGAAATCGGTTGTGGCGGCACGCTTTTAAAATTGATAGAAAATTATAATATTTTCGTTCATTGGGTTATTTTTAGCTCCAATCCCCAAAGAAAGCAAGAAGCACTCGCCAGCGCAAATCTTTTTTTACAGAATGTCGATCGCAAACAAATAATAATCAAAGACTTTAGAGACGGATTCTTACCTACTCAAATCGTAGAAATCAAAGAATATTTTGAACAACTCAAAAAAGAATTCTCTCCCGATATTATCTTCACTCACTATCGTCACGATCTGCACCAAGACCATCGCCTCATTTCCGATTTAACTTGGAATACATTTAGGAATCATTTTATTTTAGAGTATGAGATTCTAAAGTATGACGGAGATTTAGGAAACCCAAACTTTTTTACTGCATTAGAAGAATCTCATTGCAGTCGCAAAATTGAATATATTCTCTCGGCATTTGAAACGCAAAAAAACAAACATTGGTTTGAAGAAGAAACCTTTCGCTCTCTTTTGCGGATTCGAGGCGTTCAATCGAATGCACTACATCGATATGCGGAGGCATTTTATTGCCGAAAAGCAATCATTTTTTAA
- the crtD gene encoding C-3',4' desaturase CrtD — MPSSSQPHNSRRVIVIGAGIGGLTAGALLARRGYEVTIFEQAFVSGGCASTFKRRGFTFDVGATQVAGLEPGGIHKRIFDELGVEVPPATPCDPACAVFLPGEEEPINVWRDREKWAAERQRQFPGSEPFWQLMSALFEASWKFQLRDPILPPRNLWDLWQLLSAIRSDTLITFPFTFLRVGDILRLLRLDKDKRLKTFLDLQLKLYSQVNADETALLYAATALGLSQEPQGLYHLQGSMQVLSDCLEKALCRYGGKLLTRHSVEEIHLESNRATGVTVRDIKTGKTWRETADLVVANVTVQNLGQLFQGSPIPELDRYKRRVENLPSPSGAFVVYLGVDRAAIPENCPPHLQFLYDNKGAIGENNSLFVSVSKPGDGRAPEGKATLIASSFVDVRPWWDANSEEYEGLKQDYTDRAIALLGQYFNLTPETILHIEAATPRTFARFTDRAQGYVGGIGQRISTFGPFGFAPRTPIANLWLVGDSTHPGEGTAGVSYSALTVVRQIEARA; from the coding sequence ATGCCCAGTTCATCCCAACCTCACAACTCTCGCCGCGTTATTGTTATTGGTGCGGGAATCGGCGGACTCACGGCTGGCGCATTACTCGCCCGTCGCGGCTATGAAGTGACTATTTTCGAGCAAGCCTTCGTATCGGGAGGATGCGCCTCAACCTTTAAGCGGCGCGGTTTTACCTTTGATGTTGGTGCAACCCAAGTCGCGGGATTAGAACCTGGAGGCATCCACAAACGCATTTTTGACGAACTCGGCGTAGAAGTTCCCCCAGCAACCCCCTGCGATCCCGCTTGTGCCGTCTTTTTACCGGGAGAAGAGGAACCCATCAACGTTTGGCGCGATCGCGAAAAATGGGCAGCCGAACGACAGCGACAATTCCCCGGAAGCGAACCCTTTTGGCAATTAATGAGCGCTTTATTTGAGGCGAGTTGGAAATTTCAACTGCGCGATCCGATTTTGCCTCCGCGCAACCTTTGGGATCTTTGGCAACTCCTCTCGGCAATTCGCAGCGACACCCTGATTACCTTTCCTTTCACCTTCCTGCGTGTTGGGGATATTTTGCGCTTGTTGCGCCTCGATAAAGATAAGCGGTTAAAAACTTTTTTAGATTTGCAACTCAAGCTCTATTCTCAGGTGAATGCCGATGAAACCGCGCTTTTGTACGCAGCAACAGCGTTAGGACTCTCCCAGGAACCCCAAGGGTTATACCACCTACAAGGGAGTATGCAAGTTTTGAGCGATTGTTTGGAGAAAGCCTTATGCCGTTATGGGGGAAAACTCCTGACGCGCCATTCTGTTGAGGAAATTCACCTTGAATCCAATCGCGCGACAGGTGTAACCGTACGAGATATTAAAACCGGGAAAACCTGGCGAGAAACGGCGGATCTCGTCGTGGCAAATGTCACCGTACAGAATTTAGGACAATTATTCCAGGGATCGCCCATTCCGGAACTCGATCGCTACAAACGGCGCGTTGAGAACCTTCCATCCCCTTCCGGTGCCTTTGTGGTATATCTGGGCGTGGATCGCGCGGCGATTCCCGAAAACTGTCCCCCACACCTGCAATTCCTCTACGACAATAAAGGGGCAATTGGCGAGAATAATTCCCTCTTCGTCTCTGTCAGCAAACCGGGAGATGGGCGCGCGCCAGAGGGGAAAGCTACCCTAATTGCCTCCTCCTTTGTAGACGTGCGTCCTTGGTGGGATGCAAACTCAGAAGAGTACGAGGGTTTGAAACAAGACTATACCGATCGCGCGATCGCGCTCCTGGGACAATATTTCAATCTCACCCCTGAAACCATCCTCCACATCGAAGCCGCAACCCCGCGCACCTTCGCCCGTTTCACCGATCGCGCCCAAGGCTACGTCGGCGGCATCGGACAGCGCATTTCCACCTTTGGGCCCTTCGGCTTTGCACCGCGCACTCCCATTGCTAATTTGTGGTTAGTGGGCGACTCCACCCATCCCGGAGAAGGAACCGCAGGTGTGAGTTATTCTGCCTTAACCGTCGTGCGACAAATCGAAGCCAGAGCTTAG
- a CDS encoding class I SAM-dependent methyltransferase, with protein sequence MNASESSLNQSSKTQSNCRFCNYPLQHTFVDLGMSPPCESYRTLEQSNEMEPFYPLHAYVCDRCFLVQLQEYISPENIFSEYAYFSSYSDTWLKHCQDYTNAIVERFQLDRESHVVEIASNDGYLLQYFLEKRIPSLGIEPAANIAKVAQQKGVPTLIEFFGREIAQKLVEQGKKADLLIGNNVLAQVPDLNDFVKGMKLLLQPQGVITIEFPHLMRLMEENQFDTIYHEHFSYFSLLTMEQIFAAHELKIFDVEELSTHGGSLRIYAAHSEDISKSISSQVTELKQREENANLNQLKRYFSFTEQVKETKRKALDFLIKAKREGKSIAGYGAPGKGNTFLNYCGIRTDFIDYTVDRNPYKQGKFLPGTHIPIFHPDKIAETRPDYVAILPWNFKDEIMEQMANIRTWGGQFVIFVPEVKVYS encoded by the coding sequence ATGAATGCAAGTGAATCTTCCCTAAATCAGTCTTCTAAAACGCAAAGCAACTGTCGATTTTGCAACTATCCCCTACAACACACCTTTGTCGATTTAGGAATGTCTCCCCCTTGCGAAAGTTATCGCACCCTCGAACAGTCGAACGAAATGGAGCCTTTTTATCCACTTCACGCCTACGTCTGCGATCGCTGTTTTCTTGTTCAACTCCAAGAATATATCAGTCCAGAGAATATTTTTAGCGAATACGCCTATTTTTCTTCTTACTCTGATACTTGGTTAAAACACTGTCAAGATTACACGAATGCAATTGTCGAACGCTTTCAACTCGATCGAGAAAGTCATGTTGTAGAAATTGCCAGCAATGACGGCTATTTATTGCAATACTTCCTGGAAAAAAGAATTCCCTCGCTCGGCATTGAACCGGCAGCAAATATTGCCAAAGTTGCCCAGCAAAAAGGCGTTCCCACCCTTATTGAGTTTTTTGGTCGAGAAATTGCACAAAAACTTGTCGAACAAGGAAAAAAAGCCGATCTTTTAATTGGAAATAACGTCCTCGCTCAAGTCCCCGACCTTAATGATTTTGTCAAAGGGATGAAGCTATTACTTCAACCCCAAGGCGTTATTACTATTGAATTTCCTCATCTCATGCGGTTGATGGAAGAGAATCAGTTTGATACTATTTATCACGAACATTTTTCCTACTTTTCTCTCCTGACAATGGAACAAATTTTTGCAGCGCATGAATTGAAAATATTTGATGTAGAAGAGTTGTCTACACATGGCGGTTCCTTGAGGATTTATGCCGCTCACTCAGAAGATATTTCTAAATCAATAAGTTCGCAAGTAACAGAACTTAAACAACGAGAAGAGAATGCAAATTTAAATCAATTAAAACGTTACTTTTCCTTTACCGAACAGGTTAAAGAAACAAAGCGCAAAGCACTTGATTTTCTAATTAAAGCCAAACGCGAAGGTAAATCTATTGCCGGATATGGTGCGCCTGGAAAAGGAAACACCTTTTTAAATTACTGCGGTATTCGTACTGATTTCATTGATTATACTGTTGACCGCAATCCCTACAAACAAGGCAAGTTTCTTCCAGGCACTCATATTCCAATTTTTCATCCCGATAAGATTGCTGAAACTCGTCCCGATTATGTCGCGATCTTACCCTGGAATTTTAAAGATGAAATTATGGAACAAATGGCAAATATTCGTACCTGGGGCGGTCAATTTGTCATTTTTGTTCCTGAAGTCAAAGTGTATTCATAA
- a CDS encoding biliverdin-producing heme oxygenase encodes MSVNLATMLREGTKQSHTMAENVGFVKCFLKGVVEKNSYRKLVANLYFVYSAMEEEMEKHQNHPVLSKVYFPELNRQQSLEKDLYFYYGANWRDQIKLSPAGETYVQRIREISNTRPELLVAHLYTRYLGDLSGGQILKKIAQNAMNLNSEGTAFYEFQDIPDEKAFKTNYRQAMDELPIDQETAEAIVDEANDAFGMNMKLFNELEGNLVKAIGVMLFNTLTRRRARGSTELATAE; translated from the coding sequence ATGAGTGTTAATTTAGCTACAATGTTGCGCGAAGGGACAAAACAGTCCCACACAATGGCAGAAAATGTTGGTTTTGTCAAGTGTTTTTTGAAAGGTGTCGTTGAGAAAAACTCTTACCGAAAATTAGTTGCTAATCTCTACTTTGTTTACTCAGCAATGGAAGAAGAGATGGAAAAGCATCAAAATCACCCCGTTCTTTCCAAAGTCTACTTTCCGGAGTTAAATCGCCAGCAGAGTTTGGAAAAAGATTTATACTTCTATTACGGTGCAAACTGGCGCGACCAAATCAAACTCTCTCCAGCAGGAGAAACTTACGTGCAGCGCATTCGGGAAATTTCTAATACTCGCCCCGAACTGCTTGTCGCCCATCTCTACACGCGCTACCTAGGGGATTTATCCGGCGGACAAATTCTCAAAAAGATTGCTCAAAATGCAATGAATCTGAATAGCGAGGGAACCGCATTTTACGAGTTCCAAGACATTCCCGATGAAAAAGCATTCAAGACTAACTATCGCCAAGCAATGGACGAACTGCCCATTGACCAAGAAACGGCTGAAGCGATTGTAGACGAAGCCAATGATGCCTTTGGCATGAACATGAAGCTTTTCAACGAACTTGAAGGCAATCTAGTCAAAGCCATTGGAGTCATGCTCTTCAATACCTTAACCCGTCGTCGGGCGCGTGGTAGCACGGAATTAGCAACGGCTGAGTAG
- a CDS encoding sugar phosphate nucleotidyltransferase: MKVVLFCGGLGTRMRDYSEKIPKPMVTIGYRPILWHVMKYYAHYGHKDFILCLGYKGDAIKSYFLNYNEWLSNDFTLSEGNKIKLVNRDIKDWKINFVDTGLTSNIGQRLKAVEPYLEGEDVFLANYSDGLTNLHLPSFIDYSRKVNKIGSFLCVRPSQSFHLVDTDKTGIVCSIKDVAQRDIWINGGYFMFKKEIFDYINYGEELVYEPFQRLVDREELIAYKYKGFFGVMDTFKEKQQLDDMYAQGDTPWEVWKQPELETQWDEFPHSA, encoded by the coding sequence ATGAAAGTTGTTTTATTTTGCGGCGGTCTTGGAACCAGAATGAGAGATTATTCTGAAAAAATCCCCAAGCCAATGGTAACCATTGGTTATCGACCGATTTTATGGCACGTCATGAAATACTATGCCCATTACGGCCATAAAGACTTTATTCTTTGTTTGGGGTATAAAGGTGATGCTATTAAAAGCTATTTTCTTAACTACAATGAATGGCTCTCTAATGACTTCACTCTCTCCGAAGGTAATAAAATAAAACTCGTCAATCGAGATATCAAAGATTGGAAAATTAATTTTGTAGATACGGGGTTAACCAGTAATATCGGTCAGCGACTCAAAGCTGTCGAACCTTATTTAGAAGGAGAAGATGTTTTTCTTGCTAATTACAGCGATGGTTTAACCAATCTACACTTACCAAGTTTTATCGACTACAGTCGAAAAGTGAATAAAATCGGCAGTTTCTTATGCGTTCGTCCCAGTCAAAGTTTTCATTTAGTGGATACGGATAAAACGGGAATCGTTTGCAGTATCAAGGATGTAGCGCAACGCGATATTTGGATCAATGGCGGCTATTTCATGTTCAAAAAGGAGATATTTGACTATATTAATTATGGAGAAGAATTGGTTTACGAACCTTTCCAAAGATTGGTCGATCGCGAAGAATTAATCGCCTATAAATATAAAGGCTTTTTTGGCGTGATGGATACCTTCAAAGAAAAGCAACAACTGGATGATATGTATGCTCAAGGAGATACCCCTTGGGAAGTTTGGAAACAGCCAGAATTGGAGACGCAGTGGGACGAGTTTCCACATTCTGCTTAA
- a CDS encoding serine/threonine protein kinase, whose translation MSLCINPKCAQPDCEENRDRAVCASCNSELILREGYRVVRLLSDATGFGTIYEASDRGEPKILKVLKVHNTKAIELFQQEAQVLSRLDHPGTPKIDDYFTWKPKGSDTELYCLVMEKIQGKNLQQWFKENPPIDEEQAKDWLKQLVNILGCVHQEHYFHRDIKPANIMLRPNGKLVLIDFGTAREMTATYLSKVGDGSGVTSIASAGYTPLEQNNGKAVPQSDFYALGRTFVYLLTGKSPTEFDEDPRSGNLIWRDSAERNFGSLGDLIDELMAPFPGNRPQNTRVIKERLAQIDRENPQDRDAFEENHRGKKFWLAGAVVLLILIFGGGARLLFAPSPSTLTPLSLNSVGKFLERIMRANLNEPTPDVPSPVPSAIAPNAIPDTLPQAPSLTSTDKGVALELSVLEELGGFTRLAVTLTNNSPRTIKFLWSDWVLQNEKEQTLSALQEGLKLELQPNEQTSGTLKIPSNVLTDSQEVSLFVTDLNKTLTLEIPQIPITEPQEPVVNPSPIDESPQPEPIVSPSPLQSPQPTESPI comes from the coding sequence ATGAGTTTGTGCATTAATCCCAAGTGCGCTCAACCAGATTGCGAAGAAAATCGCGATCGCGCGGTTTGTGCGAGCTGTAATTCCGAACTAATTTTGCGGGAAGGCTATCGAGTCGTGCGTCTTCTCAGCGATGCAACGGGTTTCGGCACGATCTATGAGGCGAGCGATCGCGGAGAACCTAAAATTCTAAAAGTTTTAAAAGTTCACAATACCAAAGCAATTGAGCTGTTTCAGCAAGAAGCTCAAGTTTTAAGTCGTCTCGATCATCCCGGAACGCCCAAAATTGACGACTATTTCACCTGGAAACCCAAAGGAAGCGATACGGAATTGTATTGTTTGGTCATGGAAAAAATCCAGGGAAAAAATTTACAACAATGGTTCAAGGAAAACCCTCCCATTGACGAAGAGCAAGCAAAAGATTGGCTCAAACAATTGGTGAATATATTAGGATGCGTTCACCAAGAACATTATTTTCACCGAGATATTAAACCCGCGAATATCATGCTTCGACCGAATGGCAAGCTGGTATTGATTGACTTTGGTACCGCCAGAGAGATGACTGCGACGTACTTATCCAAAGTGGGAGATGGATCTGGGGTAACGAGTATTGCTTCGGCGGGATATACCCCCCTAGAGCAAAATAATGGCAAAGCCGTACCGCAATCGGATTTTTATGCTTTGGGACGAACCTTCGTTTATTTACTCACCGGGAAAAGTCCGACAGAATTTGATGAAGATCCGCGATCGGGTAACTTAATTTGGCGAGATTCCGCAGAACGCAACTTTGGTTCTCTCGGTGATTTAATTGACGAACTAATGGCTCCCTTTCCAGGCAATCGTCCCCAAAATACCCGCGTTATTAAAGAGCGTTTGGCGCAAATCGATCGCGAAAATCCCCAAGATCGAGATGCTTTTGAGGAGAATCATCGAGGAAAAAAATTTTGGTTGGCGGGTGCAGTTGTCCTTTTAATCCTCATTTTCGGCGGGGGAGCGCGTTTATTATTTGCACCTTCTCCAAGCACCCTGACTCCTCTTTCCCTCAACTCCGTAGGGAAATTCTTAGAAAGGATAATGCGCGCAAACCTTAACGAACCCACGCCAGATGTCCCCTCGCCAGTTCCTTCCGCGATCGCGCCCAACGCAATTCCCGACACCCTCCCTCAAGCCCCTTCACTCACCAGCACCGATAAAGGCGTTGCCCTTGAACTCAGCGTCCTAGAAGAGTTAGGCGGGTTTACTCGCCTTGCCGTAACCCTCACCAATAATAGTCCCCGAACCATCAAATTTCTGTGGAGCGATTGGGTACTTCAGAACGAAAAAGAACAAACTTTAAGCGCCCTTCAAGAAGGTTTAAAACTGGAATTACAGCCTAACGAGCAAACCTCTGGAACCCTTAAAATTCCCTCCAACGTCCTCACCGATTCCCAAGAAGTATCTTTATTTGTCACCGATCTCAACAAAACCCTCACACTCGAAATTCCCCAAATTCCCATTACCGAACCGCAAGAACCCGTTGTCAATCCGTCCCCAATCGACGAAAGTCCCCAACCAGAACCTATCGTCAGTCCTTCCCCTCTTCAAAGTCCCCAACCCACCGAATCGCCGATATAG